Below is a window of Dehalococcoidia bacterium DNA.
TCCCGACAGGGCAGCCAGAACGCGCCGCGTCTTGTCCATGACGCCACATCACAGTCTATCAGGGCGCGAAAAGAGGCGGCAGGGGGCTAAGGGGGAGGAGGCTCCGCCTCCACCAGCAATATCTCGCCGAAGGGCTGCTCTTGCTGCGCCCAGAGCTTTCCCTGCTTGATCAGCTCCAGAACGGCCAGGAACACGGCTACCACTTCGCGACGGGTGCGGCAGTCTTCCAGCACGCGCCGAAAGGGCAGGGGGCCACCGGTGGCACGCACCGCCCAGAGCAATTCGTCCATCTTGGCCTCGATACGGGGAATGTCCTCCTCGAAGCGCAGAGGGACCGGCTCCGGAGGCCTCTGGGCCAGCACCTCCTGGACGAGCCTGACCAGGTCGTCCAGGGTGACGCCCCGCAGCCCGCTGGGCATGGGCACGCCCCTGGGAGGCGCCTGGCGGGTGTAGGCGCGACGACGGGCCTCCTCCCACGCCCGCAGGAGCTGGGCCGCCTCGCGGAACGGCTCCAATCGCTCCAGGGCAGTGGCCAGGTCCTCCTCCTGCCCCGGGTGGGCCTCCCTCTCGGTCGCAGCTGATGCCGACGACTGGGGCCTGGGCAGGAGGGCTGCTGCCTTCAGCTCCAGCAGGCGAGCGAGGGCAGCGATGAACTCCACCAGATCTTCCGGGTCCAGGTGGCCGTCGCCCTCGGCGCGGGCCCACACCTGCCGTGCCACCTGCTCCAGCGATACCTGGGACAGGTCCACCTCCCCCCGCTCGGCTGCCTCCACCAGCCCCCTCAGGGAGCCGCGGTAGGCAGGCAGGTCCAGCTCCAGCGTGCCCTGGTCTTCCACCGCTCTCTCAGGGCTTCTGGCCGTCGCCGCGAGCAGGGGCCGGCTGCTGGCCCACCGCCGGGTGGAGAGGTCTGCCCAGCGCCTGACAGAGCACCTCGAGCCTCTGCATCAGGCGGGCGAAGTTCTGCGGCGTCAGGGACTGGGCGCCGTCGGACAGGGCGTGGTCGGGGCTGACGTGCACCTCGATGATGAGCCCATCGGCCCCGGCAGCTATGGCCGCCAGCGCCACAGGCTCCACCAGGTACCAGCGGCCCGTCCCGTGGCTGGGGTCCGCTATCACCGGCAGATGGCTTTCCCGCTTCACAAAGGGGATGGCGTTGACATCGAAGGTGAAGCGGGTGGCCGTCTCGAAGGTGCGAATGCCCCGCTCGCACAGGATGACGTTGTGATTGCCCTGGGTCATGATATGCTCGGCCGCCAGCAACCACTCCTCCACGGTGGCCCACATGCCGCGCTTCAGCAACACCGGCTTGTTGGTGCGCCCCACTTCCTTCAGCAGAGCGAAGTTCTGGCCGTTGCGGGAACCGATCTGGAGGATGTCCGCGGTCTCGGCCACCAGCTCCACGTCGCGGGGGTCCATGACCTCGGTGATGATGGGCAGGCCGGTGATGGCCCTGGCCTTGGCCAGCAACTCCAGGCCCTTGGCCCCGTGGCCCTCGAAGGAGTGGGGGCTGGTGCGCGGCTTGAAGGCGCCTCCCCGCAGGACGTGGGCGCCGGCCTCCTTCACCGCGCGGGCCGTGGCCAGGGTGTACTCCTCCGTGTCCACCGAGCACTGGCCGGCCATCACCACCACCCGGCCAGCGCCGATCTCGAGGTCGCCCACCCGTATGACGGTGTCCATGGGATGCACCTCGCGACTGGCCAGCTTGTACGGCTTGCTCACCCTGAGCACTGTCTCTACTCCGTCCAGCACCGACAGCTCGTCCATCATCTCGGGATAGACCTGGCCCAGCACACAGACGACGGTCCGCTCGACACCCTCGATAGGGCGGTCCTGATAGCCCAGCTCGCGAATCTTGGCCCGCACAGCCTCTATCTGCTGCTTGGTGGCATCGGTCCTCATGACCACGATCATGGTGCATTCCTCCCTTTCTGGGATATCTGACGACGCGGCAGAGTTCTCTGGCGGCACCGGGGGCGTCAGCCCCCGAACACGAACTCGGGCCGCAGGACGCTGGCCCCGCGCAGATAGACGTGGACGATCTCGCCCTGTGACTTGTCGGTGTTGACGTGCAGGAGCACACGCAGGCACATGGGCAGGGAGCCGGGAACGCTCATCTCGTGTCCGCAGAGAAGGGCCACGTGAGTCCAGCCCAGCTCCCTGGCAGCCACCGCAGGGAACTCTGCCGTCAGGTCGGGGGTGGTAGTGAAGATGGCCGAGGCGATGTCCTCGGTGCGGATGCCATTGGCCTCCACCATGGCCAGAAGCAGCTCCTTGGTGGCCTCCAGAATGGCCTCGCGGGTATTAGCCGGCACCGTCGTCGCGCCCCTTATGCCGCGGCAGAGCATCCCTGGACCCCTGCATCGCCCTGGCGGGGCCTGCCCTGCCCTCAACGGCCATACGCACCGGCCGGGGGCAGGACGCGTCCCCGGTCAGGACTCGTCTTCGCCCCGACGGCCGGCCAGCACCTCCACATACGCCTTCACCCGCTCTTCCCGCTGATGGGGAGGGGCCCCGTCCAGGCACTGGACTATGGCACTCCCGACCACGACGGCCTCCGCCCAGGGGCGGAGGGACTCGACGTGTTTACGCTTAGATATACCAAATCCTACCGCCAAAGGCAACCGGCTGCGTGCCCGCACTCGCTGCAGCAGCCCCGGCAGGTCGGGGGGCAGCTCCTCCCGAACACCCGTCACCCCGGTGACGCTGACGCAGTATATGAAGCCGCTCGCCTCGCGACCGATGCGCTCCAGGCGGTCGTCAGAGGTAGTCGGCGCCACCAGCGGCACCAGGTCCAGCCTCTCCCGCCGACAGGCAGACAGCAACGGCCCTGCCTCCTCCCAAGGCAGGTCGACGACGATGAGGCCATCGGCACCGGCCGCTGCGGCATCGGCCGCAAATCGCTCCAGACCATAGGCCAGCACCGGATTGTAGTAGGTCATGAGCACCAGGGGGGCCTCCACTCTCCGCTCCCGCAGCCGGGCCACCGTCTCCAGGCACAGGCGCGGGGTCACCCCTCGCTCCAGGGCCATCTGGGTGGCCCGCTGGATGGTGGCCCCATCGGCCAGGGGGTCTGAAAAGGGGACGCCCAGCTCCACCATGTGGGCGCCGCCAGCCAGCAAGGCCGGCACCAGGCCCAGGGTGGCCTCGATGTCGGGATAGCCCACCGGCAGGTAGGCGATCAGGCCCATCTCGCCCCGCCGCCGCAGCCCCTCGAAGCACGCCTCTATGCGTCCCACCTTCAGCCTACCCCCGCCACTGCCAGCGTGAAGCTGATCGCGTTGAAGGCTAGGTGGGCCAACACTGTGGGCACGATGGAGCCGCTGTAGGCATAGGCGAGAGCGAAGACGATGCCGATGCCGGCAAAGGGCACGATGACCTGCGGCTGGAAGTGGACCACGGCGAACAGCAACCCCGAGGCCAGCGCCGCCAAAGGCAACCCCCAACGACCCCTGAGGCCCCCGAAGACAAAGCCGCGGAAAAAGGTCTCTTCGGCGACGGGGGCCATGGCCATCACGGTGATGCCGGTGAGGACGGCCAGGGAGCGCTCGCGAAAGGCGACGTCCGGCAGCTGCTCCTGGGGCAGGGCGTCCCTGACGCCCAGGGCCTCCACGACGGCGGCATACACGCCCAGCAGCAGGTAGGCCCCCACCAGTGCAGCCAGGGGCACCCAGAGGCCACCGCGCCAGCGCAGTCGCCACCCCAGCTGGGCGGGGTGAGCACGGTGCTTCCCCACCGTCAGGGCCAGGGCCACCGCCAGCAGGGCCACTTCCACCCCCATGCTGGCCCCCAGCAGAAGGCCTGTGGCGAGAGGGTCATCGGTCAGGTCACGCCCCTCGCTGGCCACGGCAGCAGCGATGCCCAACGGTATGGCCAGGAAGACGGCCGACAGGGCTGCCAGCCCGATCCCCATCAGGATGTCGCCCACGCCCCAGGGAGTGCGCTCCCTGACCACGACCTCTCCCATACTTCGCCCTCGGCTACAGTGTAGGGCACGGAGCTAGATGCAGGCCACCAGGCCCACGCGTCGGCTTTAGTTGACAATTCCTCATGAAAAGGTCGATAATAGCGCCCAGGAGGGCGAAGGGATGACCGTCGAGACGCAGGCCGACAAGGTGCTGGACACGCGCGGACAGTTCTGCCCCGGGCCGGTGCTGGCGGCCCGCAAGGCCGTGGACGAGCTGGCGGAGGGACAGGTGCTGGCCGTCCTGGCCACCGACCCTGCTGCCGAGTCGGACTTGCAGGCCTGGGCCAAATGGGCCGGCCACACGGTCCTGGCTGTCGACAAGTCCGAAGGCTACCTCAGGGTGCTGCTGCGAAAGGGAGGCTAGGCCATGGCCGAACGAAAGAAGATCGTTTACCTGCTCACCAGCGGCACCGACACGCCGGAGCGGCTTTACGCGCCCTTCATACTGGCCGCCACAGCCGCCGCCATGGGCCAGGAGCCGACCATCTACGCCTTCATCAAGGGCATCACCGCCTTCAAGAAGGGCGAGGCCGAGAAGGTGAAGGTGGGCGCCTTCCCCAGCCTCAAGGAGGTCATGGAGCAGGCACGGCAGGCAGGGGTCCGCTTCCTGGTCTGCGAGCAGTCCTGCATGCTCTTGGGGCTCGACAGGGGCGACTTCGTGGAGGGCGCCGAAGTGGTGGGCGCCGCCACCCTCAACGACGTCGTCCTCTCCGCCGACGCCGTCGTCAGCATCTAGTCCCCCCAGCGACAGAGCAGAAGGCCTCCAGATACCTGTGCAGGGGACGCGGCCGACGCCGCGTCAGCTACGTCCTGTCCGACCGGAGCGGGGAGGCCTGCGCCCGACACGGCAAGGGTATCCCTGGGTGGCGGTGGACACGGGCGAGGGGCCACTGTATTATGGATGCGGGCCGACGGATTGCCCTGTCTGGCCTCGACGGGTCTCTACGGCAAGCTCGACGGGTCTCTACGGCAAGGAGGAGTAGAGGGTGGCTACCAGGTCGGCGGCAAAGGCCCACCGCAAATCGCTCAAGCGGCGACTGCGAAACCGCGCCGTCAAGAGTTACACCAAGACAGCCATCAAGAAGGCCGAGACGGCCATCGCTAGCGGCGACCCCCAGGCGGCCCGGGAGGCGGTCAGGGCTGCCATCAGTGCCCTGGACCGGGCGGCCAAGAAGGGCGTCCTGCACCCCAACAACGTTGCCAGGCGCAAGTCGCGCCTCATGCTGCGCTTCAACGCCATGGTAGCCTCCAAGCAGGCCAGCAGCTCGAGCTGACGGGCCTCCAGCCCGGCCTAGGGTTGCTATTGGGCCTCTTTCACCCTCGTTACGGCTAGACGACGGCGGCAGCAGGTGCTATCCTATGGGCGCTTTAGACGAGCACATGCTCAACTAAGGAGGTGGCGCATGACCCAGCAGCAACTGCCCTCTTCCATCCGCGAGCTGATGGAGGGGATGCCCAACGCCTTCCGTCCCGAGCGGGCACAGGGCGTAAAGGCCGTCATCCAGTTCAACTTCAGCGGTCAGGAGCCGGGCAACTGGGTAGTGACCATCGACCAGGGCAAGTGCGAGGTCCGCGAGGGCACCGCTGACAGCCCCAACGTGACCATCAACGCCCCGTCGGAGGTCTGGCTCAAGATCGTGCGCCGGGAGCTGGACGGCGCCTCGGCCTTCATGAGCGGCCAGTTCACCTTCACCGGCGACATGGGCATCCTGATGCAGTTGCCCAACTGGTTCCAGCAGTAAGCGGAGCAGGCGCGCTCAGCTGCGCTGGACGAGAGTGCGGGCGTCGCGCCCCGCGACGATGATGATATCGGCCGGGCCATTGACGGGGGCGACGCCCGCACAATTGCCGTTCACAACCCTCGTCTCGGGCAAGCTCAGCCACTCGGCCAGCTTCTTGGCCGTGTAAGACTTCCCCGCCAGGTCACATATGGTGGTCTCGGCCAAACGGGGGCCGGGCGCGGTAGCCACCGACAGCCTGTCCTCGGGCAGCCCCTGGCTGGCCAGGAAGTTCTTGATCTGGGTGGCGAGCCCCGGCACATCGCTCCCGTTCTGGACCTCGATGCGCGCCGCTTCCTGGTCCACCTTGCCGTCCAGGAAGAACTGCCGCACCACCAGCTTCATCTTGTCGGGGTCCCAGCCCAGGACGGCGGCGCCATCTTCCGTGGTCATGGGGTAGACCACATCCCGCAGAGAGAAGGTCTTTATCTGCTCGCGAGGCACGTCCCTCAGCTTCAGGGCCAGCCCTAGCGCCCGGGCCGGGCTGACGTCGGTGTTCACCGACCGCCGGAAGCGATCGTAGAGCTCCCTCAGGCGCACCGGGTTGAGAAGAATGCCGGCGCTGGTGGCCTTGTCCAGGACCGCCATCATCACCTGCTGCTGCCTCTCGATACGGTCCAGGTCATCGGAGCCGTAGCGGATGCGCACGTAGGCCAGGGCACGCCGACCGTCCATGTGCTGGCGTCCAGGGCGGAACAGGACCTCCTGGTACGGGCAGCGGTTGCATTCGTTGTAGGCCGGGTCGTAGACCGTCTCCTGCACGTCCACATCGATGCCGCCCAGGGTATCGATGATCTGCACGAAGGTGGACCAATCCATCACCACGTAGTGGTCGATGTTGATGCCGAAGTTGTTCTTGATGGTGTCCTTCACCAAGGCGACGCCTCCGCCCGGATAGCGCACGTCGGGCCAGTCGGCCGCCTCGTAGGCCACGTTGATGCGCTGGTAGAAGTAGCCGCCGCGGGCGGTGGGGATCTGCACCCACAGGTCGCGAGGGATGCTCAGCACCCCGCCCGTGTTGCTGTAGGGGTCGAGGGTGAGAATGGCGATGCTGTCGGTACGGGCAGGCGTGCCGGGCGGGTCATCGGGACGCAGGTCCAGGCCCAGGAGCAGGATGTTTATCCGCTGCTCCGGCGTGGCCGCTTCGGGCATCTGGCCGCTATCGATGCCCGGGAGGTTGCCCAGGGGGCCCAGTCGCAACTCGTTGCCGGGCAGGAAGTAGTCGTCCAGTTGCGAGGCGACGGCCAGCAGGCCGTAGAACGATGCCACAGCGAAGAGGGCGATCCCGAAGACCAGGAGAGGGCTGTAGCGGCCACCGCCGGCCCGCCCTGGACGGCCGCCCCGGTCCTCCCTACTCATGGGCCTCGGCGACACGGGCGGCAGCGGTCCGGCCCAGCTCTCCCTGCAGATGAGGTCGACGCAGCT
It encodes the following:
- the aroF gene encoding 3-deoxy-7-phosphoheptulonate synthase produces the protein MIVVMRTDATKQQIEAVRAKIRELGYQDRPIEGVERTVVCVLGQVYPEMMDELSVLDGVETVLRVSKPYKLASREVHPMDTVIRVGDLEIGAGRVVVMAGQCSVDTEEYTLATARAVKEAGAHVLRGGAFKPRTSPHSFEGHGAKGLELLAKARAITGLPIITEVMDPRDVELVAETADILQIGSRNGQNFALLKEVGRTNKPVLLKRGMWATVEEWLLAAEHIMTQGNHNVILCERGIRTFETATRFTFDVNAIPFVKRESHLPVIADPSHGTGRWYLVEPVALAAIAAGADGLIIEVHVSPDHALSDGAQSLTPQNFARLMQRLEVLCQALGRPLHPAVGQQPAPARGDGQKP
- the aroH gene encoding chorismate mutase — its product is MLCRGIRGATTVPANTREAILEATKELLLAMVEANGIRTEDIASAIFTTTPDLTAEFPAVAARELGWTHVALLCGHEMSVPGSLPMCLRVLLHVNTDKSQGEIVHVYLRGASVLRPEFVFGG
- the trpA gene encoding tryptophan synthase subunit alpha, producing MGRIEACFEGLRRRGEMGLIAYLPVGYPDIEATLGLVPALLAGGAHMVELGVPFSDPLADGATIQRATQMALERGVTPRLCLETVARLRERRVEAPLVLMTYYNPVLAYGLERFAADAAAAGADGLIVVDLPWEEAGPLLSACRRERLDLVPLVAPTTSDDRLERIGREASGFIYCVSVTGVTGVREELPPDLPGLLQRVRARSRLPLAVGFGISKRKHVESLRPWAEAVVVGSAIVQCLDGAPPHQREERVKAYVEVLAGRRGEDES
- a CDS encoding CPBP family intramembrane metalloprotease, with protein sequence MGEVVVRERTPWGVGDILMGIGLAALSAVFLAIPLGIAAAVASEGRDLTDDPLATGLLLGASMGVEVALLAVALALTVGKHRAHPAQLGWRLRWRGGLWVPLAALVGAYLLLGVYAAVVEALGVRDALPQEQLPDVAFRERSLAVLTGITVMAMAPVAEETFFRGFVFGGLRGRWGLPLAALASGLLFAVVHFQPQVIVPFAGIGIVFALAYAYSGSIVPTVLAHLAFNAISFTLAVAGVG
- a CDS encoding sulfurtransferase TusA family protein, whose amino-acid sequence is MTVETQADKVLDTRGQFCPGPVLAARKAVDELAEGQVLAVLATDPAAESDLQAWAKWAGHTVLAVDKSEGYLRVLLRKGG
- a CDS encoding DsrE family protein — its product is MAERKKIVYLLTSGTDTPERLYAPFILAATAAAMGQEPTIYAFIKGITAFKKGEAEKVKVGAFPSLKEVMEQARQAGVRFLVCEQSCMLLGLDRGDFVEGAEVVGAATLNDVVLSADAVVSI
- the rpsT gene encoding 30S ribosomal protein S20 — protein: MATRSAAKAHRKSLKRRLRNRAVKSYTKTAIKKAETAIASGDPQAAREAVRAAISALDRAAKKGVLHPNNVARRKSRLMLRFNAMVASKQASSSS
- a CDS encoding SCP2 sterol-binding domain-containing protein produces the protein MTQQQLPSSIRELMEGMPNAFRPERAQGVKAVIQFNFSGQEPGNWVVTIDQGKCEVREGTADSPNVTINAPSEVWLKIVRRELDGASAFMSGQFTFTGDMGILMQLPNWFQQ
- a CDS encoding LCP family protein, yielding MSREDRGGRPGRAGGGRYSPLLVFGIALFAVASFYGLLAVASQLDDYFLPGNELRLGPLGNLPGIDSGQMPEAATPEQRINILLLGLDLRPDDPPGTPARTDSIAILTLDPYSNTGGVLSIPRDLWVQIPTARGGYFYQRINVAYEAADWPDVRYPGGGVALVKDTIKNNFGINIDHYVVMDWSTFVQIIDTLGGIDVDVQETVYDPAYNECNRCPYQEVLFRPGRQHMDGRRALAYVRIRYGSDDLDRIERQQQVMMAVLDKATSAGILLNPVRLRELYDRFRRSVNTDVSPARALGLALKLRDVPREQIKTFSLRDVVYPMTTEDGAAVLGWDPDKMKLVVRQFFLDGKVDQEAARIEVQNGSDVPGLATQIKNFLASQGLPEDRLSVATAPGPRLAETTICDLAGKSYTAKKLAEWLSLPETRVVNGNCAGVAPVNGPADIIIVAGRDARTLVQRS